Within the Myxococcota bacterium genome, the region AGAGGTTCCCGGACTGGCGCTGGACGCAGCGTGGGTCGCAGCCGCTGAAGGACGGCTTCCTGAACGGCTGGCACGCCACGATCCCGGTGGGCAAGGAAGTGGTCGAGGTCGACGGCGTGTGCACGGTGCAGCTGCGCGGCGGGCTGATCTACCGCAACGTGGTGTACTTCGACCGGACCCCCCTGCTGGCGGCGGTCGCGCGGCAAAAGTAACCGCTCGGGCAGGCCG harbors:
- a CDS encoding nuclear transport factor 2 family protein; this encodes MINFQGLDTRDAREFADQWLPAWTGNRPEVLVSFYTDDAFYADPGLWPGIKGRAALLAYFGKLLKRFPDWRWTQRGSQPLKDGFLNGWHATIPVGKEVVEVDGVCTVQLRGGLIYRNVVYFDRTPLLAAVARQK